In Rhodococcus rhodochrous, a single genomic region encodes these proteins:
- a CDS encoding MBL fold metallo-hydrolase has translation MAEARDIGDGIHVVPVPVADLPVGDTQVYVMESPRGAVLVDGGWNDDRSWAALQDGLATAGLSVTDVEGVVVTHFHPDHVGLTGRIREASGCWVAMNEADFAHLEVMLSDDDRRPQEAELLRRAGAPEDAIEESLATLVPAIGRPDALPDRKLGADEEIPLTGRTLRTVLTPGHTAGHACFLLEEHGVLFSGDHVLATTTPHVGEFDFPLPQRDALGEYLDSLRAVAGLPVRRALPAHRQQIDDLPHRVGELIAHHDQRLDDLYDAFGDEELTLWEATARMRWYRPWDETPLHGKRMALAEGSAHVRQLIERGRVRRVPGTEPARFARVQNR, from the coding sequence ATGGCCGAAGCGCGTGATATCGGGGACGGCATCCACGTCGTTCCCGTCCCGGTGGCGGACCTGCCCGTCGGCGACACCCAGGTCTACGTGATGGAATCCCCGCGCGGCGCCGTCCTCGTCGACGGCGGCTGGAACGACGACCGGTCGTGGGCGGCACTGCAGGACGGCCTGGCCACTGCCGGCCTGTCGGTCACCGACGTCGAGGGCGTGGTGGTCACCCACTTCCACCCCGACCACGTCGGGCTCACCGGACGCATCCGGGAGGCCTCCGGCTGCTGGGTCGCGATGAACGAGGCCGACTTCGCTCACCTCGAGGTCATGCTCTCCGACGACGACCGCCGTCCTCAGGAAGCCGAACTGCTGCGCCGCGCCGGAGCACCCGAGGACGCGATCGAGGAATCGCTCGCCACCCTCGTACCGGCGATCGGCCGTCCCGACGCGCTGCCCGACCGCAAACTCGGTGCCGACGAGGAGATCCCGCTGACGGGCCGGACCCTGCGCACCGTGCTGACCCCCGGCCACACGGCGGGCCACGCGTGTTTCCTGCTCGAGGAACACGGTGTGCTGTTCAGCGGCGACCACGTCCTCGCGACCACGACCCCGCACGTCGGCGAGTTCGATTTCCCTCTGCCGCAACGCGACGCGCTGGGGGAGTACCTCGACTCGCTGCGCGCGGTCGCCGGCCTGCCCGTGCGACGCGCACTGCCCGCGCACCGGCAGCAGATCGACGACCTGCCGCACCGCGTCGGCGAACTGATCGCCCACCACGACCAGCGCCTCGACGATCTCTACGACGCCTTCGGCGACGAGGAGCTCACGCTGTGGGAGGCCACCGCCCGCATGCGCTGGTACCGGCCGTGGGACGAGACCCCCTTGCACGGCAAGAGGATGGCGCTCGCGGAGGGATCGGCGCACGTCCGGCAGCTCATCGAACGCGGACGGGTCCGTCGCGTGCCCGGTACCGAACCCGCCCGCTTCGCGCGAGTGCAGAACCGATGA
- a CDS encoding nuclear transport factor 2 family protein, giving the protein MSPDELVTEFCRRWADPDPAELAAFFADDAVFHNIPMEPIRGRAAIEEYIAGFVTSFGAIDYRIHHQAVSGNVVLNERTDVFTMNGRTIELPVTGVFEIVDGKIAACRDYFDPTPFTGN; this is encoded by the coding sequence ATGAGCCCCGACGAACTGGTCACCGAGTTCTGCCGGCGCTGGGCCGATCCCGATCCTGCCGAGCTCGCGGCCTTCTTCGCCGACGACGCCGTCTTCCACAACATCCCGATGGAACCGATCCGCGGCCGCGCGGCGATCGAGGAATACATCGCGGGTTTCGTGACGTCCTTCGGTGCCATCGACTACCGCATCCACCACCAGGCGGTGTCCGGCAACGTCGTGCTCAACGAACGGACCGATGTGTTCACGATGAACGGCCGGACGATCGAACTGCCCGTCACGGGCGTCTTCGAGATCGTCGACGGGAAGATCGCGGCCTGCCGCGACTACTTCGATCCCACACCCTTCACCGGCAACTGA
- a CDS encoding DUF305 domain-containing protein: MSETSSDISPERGGHNRLLLVLLTVAAVAVGFLAGFLSRIPFEDSAQATPEAGSVDVGFAQDMIVHHDQGVEMAAVVVSNSEDDRIRNIAYDILTTQQNQIGQMQGWLSLWGQPALPTGEYMEWMTETGTGHGHGDHGATAESEDSDGSHLMPGMATSEDLANLRAARGPELDVLFLQLMLRHHEGGLPMMEYGEQYASTSAVRNLAGTMVATQQGESDLMRSLLAERGAEPLPLN, translated from the coding sequence ATGAGCGAGACCTCCTCGGACATCTCCCCCGAGCGCGGTGGGCACAACCGGCTGCTGCTGGTACTGCTCACCGTCGCCGCGGTCGCCGTGGGCTTCCTCGCGGGGTTCCTGTCCCGGATCCCCTTCGAGGACTCCGCGCAGGCGACGCCGGAGGCCGGATCGGTGGACGTCGGATTCGCGCAGGACATGATCGTGCACCACGACCAGGGCGTCGAGATGGCCGCCGTGGTGGTCTCCAATTCGGAGGACGATCGGATCCGCAACATCGCGTACGACATCCTCACCACCCAGCAGAACCAGATCGGTCAGATGCAGGGCTGGTTGTCGCTGTGGGGACAGCCGGCGCTGCCGACGGGCGAGTACATGGAGTGGATGACCGAGACCGGGACGGGTCACGGCCACGGTGATCACGGCGCGACCGCCGAGTCCGAGGATTCGGACGGCTCGCACCTGATGCCGGGGATGGCGACCTCCGAGGATCTCGCGAATCTCCGGGCCGCGCGCGGGCCCGAACTGGACGTGCTCTTCCTCCAGCTGATGCTGCGCCACCACGAGGGTGGTCTGCCGATGATGGAATACGGCGAGCAGTACGCGAGCACTTCGGCGGTGCGCAATCTGGCGGGCACGATGGTCGCGACGCAGCAGGGCGAGTCGGATCTGATGAGGTCGCTGCTCGCCGAGCGCGGCGCCGAACCTCTGCCCCTCAACTGA
- a CDS encoding DUF3105 domain-containing protein, whose translation MPSGSVSGGSGNKKTGAKSSKAIQAAKKKSGGARGVPAQRQIPWLTIGGVALVVVLVAVIAVSLIPKYQNQQEMSAWTPSESNQDPSDDIEGVLKIEYPAGVHVAPGQRVAYDQSPPFGGPHDSVWATCTGTVYEQPVRTENMVHSLEHGAVWVAYNPDLLDDAAVDTLRQKVDGRTYTLMSPYPDLDTPIALQSWGHQLKVDSVDDERIDQFISALRLNQYTYPEVGASCSTIPGSFDPANPPAFDASEPGPDAVPMNAETAGDMQQAPAGS comes from the coding sequence ATGCCCAGCGGTTCGGTTAGTGGCGGCTCCGGTAACAAGAAGACCGGAGCCAAGTCGTCGAAGGCCATTCAGGCCGCCAAGAAGAAGAGCGGCGGCGCTCGCGGGGTCCCCGCGCAGCGTCAGATCCCGTGGTTGACGATCGGCGGCGTGGCCCTGGTCGTCGTACTCGTCGCTGTGATCGCTGTGAGCCTGATCCCGAAGTACCAGAACCAGCAGGAGATGTCGGCGTGGACGCCGTCGGAGTCCAACCAGGACCCGTCGGACGACATCGAGGGCGTGCTGAAGATCGAGTACCCGGCCGGTGTGCACGTCGCGCCGGGCCAGCGCGTCGCCTACGACCAGTCGCCGCCCTTCGGTGGCCCCCACGACTCCGTGTGGGCGACCTGCACCGGAACCGTCTACGAGCAGCCGGTCCGGACCGAGAACATGGTCCACTCCCTCGAGCACGGCGCCGTGTGGGTGGCGTACAACCCTGATCTGCTCGACGACGCCGCGGTCGACACGCTGCGCCAGAAGGTCGACGGCCGCACCTACACGCTGATGTCGCCCTACCCGGACCTCGACACCCCGATCGCGCTGCAGTCGTGGGGTCACCAGCTCAAGGTCGACAGCGTCGACGACGAGCGCATCGACCAGTTCATCAGCGCGCTGCGCCTGAACCAGTACACCTACCCCGAGGTGGGTGCGAGCTGCTCGACGATCCCCGGTTCGTTCGATCCGGCGAACCCGCCGGCCTTCGACGCCTCCGAGCCCGGCCCCGACGCCGTGCCGATGAACGCGGAGACCGCCGGCGACATGCAGCAGGCACCGGCCGGGAGCTGA
- the argS gene encoding arginine--tRNA ligase — protein sequence MTPSDLAQLLRGTAAGVLTDRGLDASVLPETLTVERPRNPEHGDYATNVAMQVAKKVGVNPRELATWLAEALTAADGIDSAEVAGPGFLNIRLAADAQGAIVAKVLAEGDAYGNGSDLTNTKINLEFVSANPTGPIHLGGTRWAAVGDALGRILTAQGGEVTREYYFNDHGAQIDRFTRSLIASALGQPAPEDGYAGAYIVDIASSVLEQRPDALELPEDERHETFRSIGVDLMFAHIKRTLHEFGVDFDVYFHENSLFESGAVDKAVETLKASGNLYFEDGAWWLKSTDYGDDKDRVVIKSDGNAAYIAGDIAYFQDKRSRGFDLCIYMLGADHHGYIARLKAAAAAFGDDPDTVEVMIGQMVNLVRGGEAVKMSKRAGTVITLDDLVEAIGVDAARYSLVRSSVDQSIDIDLELWASTTNENPVYYVQYAHARLSSIARNAADLGLTAEGADFALLTHEREGDLIRTLGEYPRVLAKAAELREPHRVARYLEELAGTYHRFYDACRILPQGDEEAGPLHTARLALCAAARQVLANGLGLLGVNAPERM from the coding sequence GTGACTCCCTCCGACCTTGCTCAGCTGCTCCGCGGAACCGCCGCCGGTGTCCTCACCGACCGTGGTCTCGACGCGTCCGTTCTTCCCGAGACCCTCACCGTCGAGCGCCCGCGCAATCCGGAGCACGGCGACTATGCGACCAACGTCGCGATGCAGGTCGCGAAGAAGGTCGGCGTCAATCCCCGCGAACTCGCCACCTGGCTCGCCGAGGCCCTGACCGCCGCCGACGGCATCGATTCCGCCGAGGTCGCGGGCCCCGGCTTCCTCAACATCCGGCTCGCCGCCGACGCTCAGGGAGCGATCGTGGCGAAGGTGCTCGCCGAGGGCGACGCCTACGGCAACGGCAGCGACCTCACGAACACGAAGATCAACCTCGAGTTCGTCTCCGCCAACCCCACCGGCCCGATCCACCTCGGTGGCACCCGCTGGGCTGCGGTCGGCGACGCGCTCGGACGCATCCTCACCGCCCAGGGCGGCGAGGTCACCCGCGAGTACTACTTCAACGACCACGGCGCACAGATCGACCGCTTCACCCGGTCGCTCATCGCCTCCGCGCTCGGACAGCCCGCCCCCGAGGACGGTTACGCCGGCGCCTACATCGTCGACATCGCCTCCTCCGTGCTCGAGCAGCGTCCCGACGCCCTCGAACTCCCCGAGGACGAGCGGCACGAGACGTTCCGCTCGATCGGTGTGGACCTGATGTTCGCGCACATCAAGCGCACCCTCCACGAGTTCGGTGTCGACTTCGACGTGTACTTCCACGAGAACTCCCTCTTCGAGAGCGGAGCGGTCGACAAGGCCGTCGAGACCCTCAAGGCGTCGGGCAACCTGTACTTCGAAGACGGCGCCTGGTGGCTCAAGAGCACCGACTACGGCGACGACAAGGACCGCGTCGTCATCAAGTCCGACGGCAACGCCGCCTACATCGCCGGCGACATCGCCTACTTCCAGGACAAGCGCTCGCGCGGCTTCGACCTGTGCATCTACATGCTCGGGGCCGACCACCACGGTTACATCGCGCGCCTCAAGGCCGCCGCGGCGGCCTTCGGCGACGACCCCGACACCGTCGAGGTGATGATCGGCCAGATGGTCAACCTCGTCCGCGGTGGCGAGGCCGTGAAGATGAGCAAGCGGGCCGGCACCGTGATCACCCTCGACGACCTCGTCGAAGCGATCGGCGTCGACGCCGCGCGCTACTCGCTCGTGCGGTCGTCGGTCGACCAGAGCATCGACATCGACCTCGAACTGTGGGCGAGCACCACGAACGAGAACCCGGTCTACTACGTGCAGTACGCCCACGCGCGGCTCTCGTCGATCGCGCGCAACGCCGCCGATCTCGGCCTGACCGCCGAGGGCGCCGACTTCGCACTGCTCACGCACGAGCGCGAGGGCGACCTGATCCGCACCCTCGGCGAGTACCCCCGGGTCCTCGCGAAGGCAGCCGAACTGCGCGAGCCGCACCGCGTCGCCCGGTACCTCGAGGAACTCGCGGGCACCTACCACCGCTTCTACGACGCCTGCCGGATCCTGCCGCAGGGCGACGAGGAGGCCGGCCCGCTGCACACCGCGCGCCTCGCGTTGTGCGCGGCCGCACGTCAGGTTCTTGCCAACGGCCTCGGCCTGCTCGGCGTCAACGCCCCGGAGCGGATGTGA
- the lysA gene encoding diaminopimelate decarboxylase, translating to MNAHPAGPRHAQIPHAPNLPERPADAAALNALAPHVWPRNAERGEDGVMRIAGIPVTELAEKYGTPLFVVDEDDFRSRCREISEAFGPSAKVHYASKAFLCSEIARWVHQEGLSLDVASGGELAVALHAGFPAEKIAMHGNNKSVRELQAAVTAGVGHIVLDSLAEIERLDAVAGEAGVVQDVLIRVTVGVEAHTHEFISTAHEDQKFGLSLAGGNAMQAVRRVFAADNLRLVGLHSHIGSQIFDVDGFELAAHRVIGLLRDIVAEFGVDKTSQMNIVDLGGGLGISYVPSDDPPPVADLAAKLNDIVRNESALAGLPAPTLAVEPGRAIAGPGTVTLYEVGTLKDVEVGSGHVRRYISVDGGMSDNIRTSLYQAEYDSRLVSRVSEAAPVVSRVVGKHCESGDIVIRDAWMPADVAPGDLLAVAATGAYCYSMSSRYNLLPRPAVVAVKDGVSRVLLRRETVEDLLNLEVSE from the coding sequence GTGAACGCGCATCCGGCGGGACCGCGCCACGCCCAGATCCCGCACGCCCCGAACCTGCCCGAGCGCCCCGCCGACGCCGCGGCGCTCAACGCGCTCGCCCCGCACGTGTGGCCGCGCAACGCCGAGCGCGGCGAGGACGGCGTCATGCGCATCGCCGGCATCCCGGTGACCGAGCTCGCCGAGAAGTACGGCACCCCGCTGTTCGTCGTCGACGAGGACGACTTCCGCTCCCGCTGCCGGGAGATCTCGGAGGCCTTCGGTCCGTCGGCGAAGGTGCACTACGCGTCGAAGGCGTTCCTGTGCAGCGAGATCGCGCGATGGGTCCACCAGGAAGGGCTCTCGCTCGACGTCGCGTCCGGCGGTGAGCTCGCCGTGGCCCTGCACGCCGGCTTCCCCGCCGAGAAGATCGCGATGCACGGCAACAACAAGTCCGTCCGCGAACTGCAGGCCGCCGTGACCGCCGGGGTCGGGCACATCGTGCTCGACTCGCTCGCCGAGATCGAGCGGCTCGACGCGGTCGCCGGTGAGGCCGGTGTCGTCCAGGACGTGCTCATCCGCGTGACCGTGGGCGTCGAGGCCCACACCCACGAGTTCATCTCCACCGCGCACGAGGACCAGAAGTTCGGGCTCTCGCTCGCCGGCGGCAACGCCATGCAGGCCGTGCGGCGCGTCTTCGCGGCCGACAATCTCCGCCTCGTCGGCCTGCACAGCCACATCGGCTCGCAGATCTTCGACGTCGACGGCTTCGAACTGGCCGCCCACCGCGTCATCGGTCTGCTGCGCGACATCGTCGCCGAGTTCGGCGTCGACAAGACCTCGCAGATGAACATCGTCGACCTCGGCGGCGGCCTCGGCATCTCGTACGTGCCGAGCGACGACCCGCCGCCGGTCGCCGATCTCGCGGCGAAGCTCAACGACATCGTCCGCAACGAGTCCGCGCTCGCGGGCCTGCCGGCCCCGACCCTCGCGGTCGAACCCGGCCGCGCCATCGCCGGGCCGGGCACGGTGACGCTCTACGAGGTGGGAACCCTCAAGGACGTCGAGGTCGGCTCCGGGCACGTCCGCCGCTACATCAGCGTCGACGGTGGCATGAGCGACAACATCCGCACATCGCTGTACCAGGCGGAGTACGACTCGCGCCTCGTCTCCCGCGTGAGCGAGGCCGCACCGGTGGTCTCGCGCGTCGTCGGCAAGCACTGCGAGAGCGGCGACATCGTCATCCGCGACGCCTGGATGCCCGCCGACGTCGCACCCGGTGATTTACTGGCGGTCGCGGCGACGGGTGCATACTGCTACTCGATGTCGAGCAGGTACAACCTGCTGCCTCGCCCCGCCGTCGTGGCGGTCAAGGACGGTGTCTCGCGGGTTCTGCTGCGCCGTGAGACCGTCGAAGATCTGCTCAACTTGGAGGTTTCGGAGTGA
- a CDS encoding homoserine dehydrogenase codes for MGVAVLGHGTVGAEVARIIREDAADLEARIGAPLELRGVAVRDASRDRGLPAELVTTNAEALIRRDDVDIVVELIGGIELPRKLVRTALDSGKSVVTANKALLAAYTGELAEVAEARNVDLYFEASVAGAIPVIRPLTQSLAGDKVNRVVGIVNGTTNYILSAMDETGADYDETLAEASRLGYAEADPTADVEGFDAASKAAILASIAFHTRVTAADVYREGISSITAADLTSARALNCTIKLLALCERVPSADGKDRVSARVYPALVPREHPLASVNGAFNAVVVEAESSGRLMFYGQGAGGAPTASAVMGDLVMAARNRVQGGRGPRESKYAQLEIAPMSDILTRYYVNLKVADRAGVLSAVAAEFATRGVSIAAVRQEGAGDAARLVVLTHQATDRALADTVAALDKLESVIAVTSVLRLEGSAE; via the coding sequence GTGGGTGTGGCGGTTCTCGGGCACGGCACCGTCGGTGCCGAGGTCGCGCGGATCATCCGCGAGGACGCCGCGGATCTCGAGGCGCGCATCGGTGCACCCCTCGAGTTGAGAGGGGTCGCCGTGCGCGACGCCTCCCGCGACCGGGGTCTTCCCGCGGAACTGGTCACCACGAACGCCGAGGCCTTGATCCGCCGCGACGACGTCGACATCGTCGTCGAACTCATCGGCGGCATCGAACTGCCCCGCAAACTCGTGCGCACGGCACTCGACTCCGGCAAGTCCGTCGTCACCGCCAACAAGGCGCTGCTCGCCGCCTACACCGGCGAACTGGCCGAGGTGGCCGAGGCCCGCAACGTCGACCTGTACTTCGAGGCGTCGGTGGCCGGCGCGATCCCGGTGATCCGTCCGCTGACCCAGTCGCTCGCAGGCGACAAGGTCAACCGGGTCGTCGGCATCGTCAACGGCACCACCAACTACATCCTCTCGGCCATGGACGAGACGGGCGCCGACTACGACGAGACGCTCGCCGAGGCGAGCCGCCTCGGATACGCCGAGGCCGATCCCACCGCCGACGTCGAAGGCTTCGACGCGGCCTCGAAGGCGGCGATCCTCGCGTCGATCGCCTTCCACACCCGCGTGACGGCAGCCGACGTCTACCGCGAGGGCATCTCGTCGATCACCGCCGCCGACCTCACCTCGGCCCGTGCGCTCAACTGCACGATCAAGCTGCTCGCGCTGTGCGAGCGCGTCCCGTCCGCCGACGGCAAGGACCGCGTGTCCGCCAGGGTCTACCCGGCGCTCGTGCCCCGCGAGCATCCGCTGGCCTCGGTCAACGGCGCGTTCAACGCCGTCGTCGTCGAAGCGGAGTCCTCGGGCCGGCTCATGTTCTACGGCCAGGGTGCCGGTGGCGCCCCCACCGCCTCCGCCGTGATGGGCGACCTCGTGATGGCCGCCCGCAACCGGGTTCAGGGTGGTCGTGGTCCGCGTGAGTCGAAGTACGCGCAGCTGGAGATCGCGCCCATGAGCGACATCCTCACCCGCTACTACGTCAATCTGAAGGTCGCCGACCGCGCCGGTGTGCTCTCCGCGGTCGCCGCCGAGTTCGCCACGCGGGGCGTGAGCATCGCAGCGGTCCGCCAGGAAGGCGCCGGCGACGCTGCCCGTCTGGTGGTACTCACCCATCAGGCCACCGACCGTGCGCTGGCGGATACCGTCGCAGCGCTCGACAAACTCGAATCCGTGATCGCTGTGACCAGCGTCCTGAGACTGGAGGGATCCGCCGAATGA
- the thrC gene encoding threonine synthase: MSAAEKNTTPVHTPWPGLIEAYRSRLPIGDDWKTVTLREGGTPLLPAPRLSEITGCEVHVKVEGLNPTGSFKDRGMTMAVTEALATGKQAVLCASTGNTSASAAAYAARAGIGCAVLVPQGKIAMGKLAQAVMHGAKIVQVEGNFDDCLELARKTTAEFSTIGLVNSVNPVRIEGQKTAAFEIVDALGDAPDVHILPVGNAGNITAYWKGYSEYAADGLSTRRPRMLGVQAAGAAPLVLGHPVKDPETIATAIRIGAPASWNGAVAAKEESNGAFRAATDEEILEAYRLLAKSESIFVEPASAASIAGLLAASKEGWLERGLKVVCTVTGNGLKDPDTALRDVPVVEPIPVDPVAVASALELA, from the coding sequence ATGAGCGCGGCCGAGAAGAACACCACCCCCGTGCACACGCCGTGGCCGGGCCTGATCGAGGCGTACCGTTCGCGCCTGCCGATCGGTGACGACTGGAAGACGGTCACGCTGCGCGAGGGTGGCACGCCGCTGCTCCCGGCTCCGCGCCTGTCGGAGATCACCGGTTGCGAGGTCCACGTGAAGGTCGAGGGGCTCAACCCCACCGGCTCCTTCAAGGACCGCGGTATGACCATGGCGGTCACCGAAGCCCTCGCGACCGGCAAGCAGGCCGTGCTGTGCGCCTCCACCGGCAACACCTCCGCGTCGGCCGCCGCCTATGCCGCCCGCGCCGGTATCGGCTGCGCGGTGCTCGTGCCGCAGGGCAAGATCGCGATGGGCAAGCTCGCCCAGGCCGTCATGCACGGCGCGAAGATCGTCCAGGTCGAGGGCAACTTCGACGACTGCCTCGAGCTCGCCCGCAAGACCACCGCCGAGTTCTCCACCATCGGTCTGGTCAACTCGGTCAACCCGGTGCGCATCGAGGGCCAGAAGACCGCGGCCTTCGAGATCGTCGACGCGCTCGGCGACGCTCCCGACGTGCACATCCTGCCCGTCGGCAACGCCGGCAACATCACGGCCTACTGGAAGGGCTACAGCGAGTACGCGGCCGACGGCCTCAGCACGCGCCGCCCGCGCATGCTCGGCGTCCAGGCGGCCGGTGCCGCACCGCTCGTCCTCGGCCATCCCGTGAAGGATCCCGAGACCATCGCGACCGCCATCCGCATCGGTGCCCCCGCATCGTGGAACGGCGCGGTGGCCGCCAAGGAGGAGTCGAACGGCGCGTTCCGCGCGGCGACCGACGAGGAGATCCTCGAGGCGTACCGGCTGCTCGCGAAGTCCGAGTCGATCTTCGTCGAGCCGGCCTCGGCCGCGTCCATCGCCGGCCTGCTCGCGGCGAGCAAGGAAGGCTGGCTCGAGCGCGGCCTCAAGGTCGTGTGCACCGTGACCGGCAACGGTCTCAAGGATCCCGATACAGCCCTGCGCGACGTGCCCGTGGTCGAGCCCATCCCGGTCGACCCGGTCGCGGTCGCCTCCGCGCTCGAGTTGGCCTGA
- the thrB gene encoding homoserine kinase, with protein MTQTLPVGLSVTARVPASSANLGPGFDCLGLALGLYDEITVTTTASGLDVKVEGEGAQEVPWGPSHLVVRAVERGLEAAGVWADGLDVVCHNVIPHSRGLGSSASAAVGGLAAANGLVRKIAPERVLDDEQLVQLASEFEGHPDNASASVLGGAVVSWTEAEVDSEQRTYRAVNLRVHPDIKAYAFVPSVRSSTAHTRGLLPELVPHRDAAFNVSRAALAVVALTERPELLMPATQDLLHQAQRAPALPVTTKWVAALREAGIPAVVSGAGPTVLALTTSALPDELRAAAEADELTVLDLEIAEGVQVD; from the coding sequence ATGACGCAGACGTTGCCCGTGGGGCTTTCGGTGACGGCACGGGTTCCCGCCTCGAGCGCGAATCTCGGTCCCGGCTTCGACTGCCTGGGTCTCGCCCTCGGTCTGTACGACGAGATCACCGTCACGACAACGGCTTCCGGGCTCGACGTGAAGGTGGAGGGGGAAGGTGCCCAGGAGGTCCCGTGGGGACCCTCGCACCTCGTGGTCCGTGCCGTCGAGCGTGGGCTCGAGGCCGCCGGTGTGTGGGCGGACGGACTGGACGTCGTGTGCCACAACGTCATCCCGCACTCGCGTGGTCTGGGATCCTCCGCCTCGGCGGCCGTGGGAGGGCTGGCGGCGGCCAACGGGCTCGTCCGCAAGATCGCTCCCGAGCGCGTGCTCGACGACGAGCAGCTCGTGCAGCTCGCCTCCGAGTTCGAGGGCCATCCCGACAACGCCTCCGCGAGCGTCCTCGGTGGGGCAGTGGTGTCGTGGACCGAGGCCGAGGTCGACTCCGAGCAGCGGACCTACCGCGCGGTGAACCTGCGGGTGCACCCGGACATCAAGGCGTACGCCTTCGTCCCGTCGGTCCGTTCGTCGACGGCCCACACCCGGGGCCTGCTGCCCGAACTCGTCCCGCACCGGGACGCGGCGTTCAACGTCAGCCGGGCGGCCCTCGCGGTCGTCGCGCTCACCGAGCGGCCCGAGCTCCTGATGCCGGCGACACAGGATCTGCTCCACCAGGCCCAGCGGGCACCCGCACTGCCGGTCACCACCAAATGGGTGGCCGCACTGCGCGAGGCGGGCATCCCCGCCGTCGTCTCGGGTGCCGGGCCGACAGTGCTCGCGCTCACGACCTCCGCGCTGCCCGACGAACTGCGGGCCGCCGCCGAGGCCGACGAACTGACGGTGCTCGACCTCGAGATCGCCGAGGGCGTCCAGGTCGACTGA